The following are encoded together in the Gloeomargarita sp. SRBZ-1_bins_9 genome:
- a CDS encoding lipid-A-disaccharide synthase-related protein, translating into MNGLEPPMRLLCLSNGHGEDRIAGNILTALQQEQMGVVCRALPLVGRGEIYRQMGIPLIGPARDLPSGGFIHKGWWQDLRAGLWSLIGQQWRAVRQWARASPRGLVLAVGDIWPLWLAWQSGRPFVFVATAKSEYHLRDEQGPLPTTQWCEGWAGSVFYPWERWLIRRSLVTFARDELTSTWLKRWSLPVQWVGNPMMDGLDPTGQLTLPTTFTEALVIVLLPGSRVPEAYRNWELILRALPGVVECLTASQILFLAALAPNVERQPIEAALRQHRWPVYPGVGFGYGQVGLMVVQGAFNDCLHLAHGGIALAGTATEQLVGLGKPVVSFPGEGPQYTRRFARYQQRLLGPSLRLVERPEAVGPALQDIFSNPDELHLIARNGRQRMGGPGASVTIARWLAQYLRR; encoded by the coding sequence ATGAATGGCCTGGAACCCCCGATGCGGTTGTTGTGTTTGAGTAATGGCCATGGGGAAGACCGGATCGCCGGCAACATCTTAACCGCGTTGCAGCAGGAACAAATGGGGGTTGTCTGCCGGGCCTTGCCCCTGGTGGGTCGGGGAGAAATTTACCGGCAGATGGGGATTCCCCTGATCGGTCCGGCGCGGGATTTACCGTCCGGCGGTTTTATCCACAAGGGCTGGTGGCAAGACCTGCGGGCGGGGTTATGGAGCTTGATTGGGCAGCAATGGCGGGCAGTCCGGCAATGGGCGCGGGCGTCACCCCGGGGACTGGTCTTGGCGGTGGGGGATATTTGGCCCCTGTGGTTGGCCTGGCAAAGTGGGCGCCCCTTTGTGTTTGTGGCCACCGCCAAGTCGGAGTACCACCTGCGGGATGAACAGGGGCCTTTACCCACAACCCAGTGGTGTGAGGGCTGGGCTGGGTCGGTGTTTTACCCCTGGGAACGCTGGTTGATCCGCCGCTCCCTGGTCACCTTTGCCCGGGATGAACTGACCAGCACCTGGCTCAAACGCTGGTCCCTACCGGTGCAGTGGGTGGGCAACCCCATGATGGATGGCCTAGACCCCACCGGCCAATTGACCCTACCGACGACCTTTACCGAAGCCCTGGTGATTGTATTGCTCCCCGGTTCCCGGGTCCCGGAGGCCTATCGCAACTGGGAATTGATCCTGCGGGCGTTGCCGGGGGTGGTGGAGTGCTTGACGGCATCGCAAATTTTATTCCTGGCGGCTTTGGCCCCCAACGTGGAGCGGCAGCCCATCGAAGCAGCCCTGCGCCAACACCGCTGGCCGGTGTATCCAGGGGTGGGGTTTGGCTACGGCCAGGTGGGCCTGATGGTGGTTCAGGGAGCGTTTAACGACTGTTTGCACCTGGCCCACGGGGGGATCGCCCTGGCGGGGACGGCCACCGAGCAATTGGTGGGTTTAGGGAAACCGGTGGTGAGTTTTCCGGGGGAGGGTCCCCAGTACACCCGCCGTTTTGCCCGTTACCAGCAGCGCTTGCTCGGCCCTTCCCTGCGCCTGGTGGAGCGGCCAGAAGCCGTCGGCCCCGCCCTCCAGGACATCTTTAGCAATCCCGACGAACTGCACCTGATCGCCCGCAACGGTCGGCAGCGGATGGGTGGCCCTGGCGCCAGTGTGACGATTGCCCGCTGGCTGGCCCAGTACCTACGGCGTTAG